The genomic stretch GTTGCAATCTAAAGTTGGGCGGATAGATGTTCTTTCTAAAGTTGTATATCCTTTTTCACCTTCTACATCATTTAAGCCAATTGATTTTTTAAATTCTGCAGGATTGTCTTTCAGCTTATTCATTTCAGCTCTTTCATCATCAGAAACAGTTTCCACATTGTCGTAAAAGCCATCAATTGTAATCTGTCCTTCATCATCAATTAGTTTGGCAATCATTCTTGAAAGCACGTGAATAGGATTCGGAACTGCACCACCGTAAAGTCCGGAATGTAAATCTCTGTTTGGTCCTTCAACTTCTACTTCTACATAGCTCAAACCTCTTAAACCTGTAGTAACAGTGGGCTGTTCGTTGCTGTAAATGTGCGTATCTGAAATAAGAATGCAATCGCACTCAAGCTTTTCTTTATTTTCGTTTACCCAGTCACCTAAACTTACAGAACCAACTTCTTCTTCACCTTCCAAAATAAATTTCACATTACAAGGCAGAGAATTGGTTTCCATCATGGCTTCAAAAGCTTTCACCTGCATAAAAAACTGTCCTTTATCATCTGCTGAACCTCTTGCAAAGATAGCTCCGTCAGGATGCAGCTCAGTTTTTTCTATGTATGGCTCAAAAGGTGGTTTTTTCCATAGTTCTAAAGGATCGGCCGGCTGTACGTCGTAATGACCATAAACCAAAACTGTCGGAAGATTTGCGTCAATTAATTTCTCACCATAAACAATAGGATAGCCTTTGGTTTGGCATATTTCAACATTGT from Chryseobacterium indoltheticum encodes the following:
- a CDS encoding dipeptidase, yielding MQETLNYINENKQRFVDELFELLRIPSISADPAYSNDVLKCAEVCAEYLKNAGADNVEICQTKGYPIVYGEKLIDANLPTVLVYGHYDVQPADPLELWKKPPFEPYIEKTELHPDGAIFARGSADDKGQFFMQVKAFEAMMETNSLPCNVKFILEGEEEVGSVSLGDWVNENKEKLECDCILISDTHIYSNEQPTVTTGLRGLSYVEVEVEGPNRDLHSGLYGGAVPNPIHVLSRMIAKLIDDEGQITIDGFYDNVETVSDDERAEMNKLKDNPAEFKKSIGLNDVEGEKGYTTLERTSIRPTLDCNGIWGGYTGEGAKTVIPSKASAKISMRLVPYQTPEEITEKFTKYFEKIAPANVRVKVTPHHGGMPYVLPTDTKEYLAAKNAMQSAFGKEVLPYRGGGSIPITSMFEQVLGAKSVLMGFGLDSDAIHSPNEHYGLFNFYKGIESIPMFFENYSKS